One segment of Curtobacterium poinsettiae DNA contains the following:
- a CDS encoding phosphotransferase, whose protein sequence is MAGSQFTLAALATTAVPGLLVTGTRTLGSAAAGDYESALLRDADGTEIVIRRPRNQRAEARQSADLVAIRALSAGIRTRLPFGVAEYRGQAPIGSTRAIVTTRLAGAHPTLASLVERPDLATSVGRAVASIHQLPTSFVSDAGLPSLTPFEVLRSAVSVMDRAVATKLVPAALVERWEGAARDQQLWQFTPTVVHGSLGTGALLVDGDAVTGVLDWGELRLGDPAKDLAWVLAGRRDAFDTVLSAYEANGGGRDRQLAQRARVHHELETAHWLLHGVQAKSTEVVDDAVAMMHRLVDAVHAPSAEPLQSVSPETMEIGEVEQLLSSTERRHG, encoded by the coding sequence ATGGCGGGATCCCAGTTCACTCTAGCCGCGTTGGCGACGACGGCCGTTCCCGGTCTCCTCGTCACGGGCACGCGCACGCTCGGCTCGGCCGCGGCCGGCGACTACGAGTCGGCGCTCCTCCGCGACGCCGACGGCACCGAGATCGTCATCCGCCGCCCCCGGAACCAGCGCGCCGAAGCGCGGCAGTCGGCCGACCTCGTCGCCATCCGTGCGCTGAGCGCCGGCATCCGCACGCGTCTGCCGTTCGGCGTCGCCGAGTACCGCGGCCAGGCGCCGATCGGGTCGACGCGCGCCATCGTCACGACCCGACTGGCCGGGGCTCACCCGACCCTCGCCTCGCTGGTCGAGCGCCCCGACCTCGCCACCAGCGTCGGCCGTGCCGTCGCCTCGATCCACCAGCTGCCGACGAGCTTCGTCTCCGACGCCGGCCTGCCGTCGCTCACGCCGTTCGAGGTACTCCGGTCCGCCGTCTCGGTGATGGACCGCGCCGTGGCGACCAAGCTCGTCCCCGCCGCGCTCGTCGAACGCTGGGAGGGTGCCGCTCGCGACCAGCAGCTCTGGCAGTTCACACCGACCGTCGTGCACGGGTCGCTCGGCACCGGCGCCCTGCTGGTCGACGGCGACGCGGTGACCGGGGTCCTCGACTGGGGCGAGCTGCGGCTCGGCGACCCGGCGAAGGACCTCGCCTGGGTGCTCGCCGGCCGCCGCGATGCCTTCGACACCGTCCTCAGCGCCTACGAGGCGAACGGCGGCGGACGCGACCGCCAGCTCGCACAGCGTGCACGCGTGCACCACGAACTCGAGACGGCGCACTGGCTGCTCCACGGCGTGCAGGCGAAGAGCACCGAGGTCGTCGACGATGCCGTCGCGATGATGCACCGCCTGGTCGACGCCGTGCACGCCCCGAGTGCGGAACCGCTGCAGTCGGTGTCACCCGAGACGATGGAGATCGGCGAGGTGGAGCAGCTGTTGTCCTCCACCGAACGCCGCCACGGCTGA
- a CDS encoding UrvD/REP family ATP-dependent DNA helicase: protein MPQTTLTFAPEDTGFARALVDDPSQAAVLALPDGRHAAVIGAPGSGKTTTLARLVADRLTRPDAITPDGHATVLALTSARTAATALRDRLARAVDRVVPGALARTVNSLAFQIVTHAASVQGQEPPTLLTGGEQDRIIADLLAGHELDGAGPAWPDPITAVVRERAGFRTALRDVMMRAVAAGVEPDDMRELGDELGRPEWRAVGDFVDDYRASVTAFRPTGLDSGELVAYATAAVLRHELPASIAALRLVVVDDTQELVEGEIALLGALARYGVQLVAFGDPDIAASAFRGAEPDVLGRLAVRLGVDRVDELFLGAVHRHPAPIRALVTGVTGRIGTAAAGRQRSASAGDQDARSDAVVHLEAASRSALVVAIARRLREHRLLDGVPWHRMAVVTRSGAAIPELVRALSVAEVPATAGAAPVRPRDDSAARALLDAAAVALDVLPLDAALATAFATGPLGGLDTLAMRRLRLALRREELAGDGSRTADELLVDALGAPERLATVDAGFARRATRLARSLVQARADAQAGSSIEEILWGLWERSGLAKSWGAQSAAGGVGAGEADRHLDAVVGLFTAAKRFVERTPDAPARVFVDDLLGADLPEDSIGPDRTAGRVRVLTPSATIGLECDVVVVLGLQDGVWPNTRVRGSLLDPDGLVRAAAGVERSPIDDRAAVVADELRLFARAVSRATTQVVIGTVANDDESPSPFVRLVPVPPDRQPTVHPLSLRGLAGSLRRRVVGSGDHEAASALARLAEAEVPGAAPDEWYGLAEPTTDDPLVDLDAEPAPEVEGGEPVAPAVSVSPSRIGTFEECPVHWFAQTFGGGAPSPAMGIGTIVHEAMEHATEIDVESLWERVEARWDELTFESPWVADRERARTRRMIEGLSDYLRTFARAGRRLLGAETSFALVTGPARIRGSIDRIEVDPEGRVSVVDLKTGRSMPSEKNDMPEHPQLGAYQLAVEDGAVEGVPAGSPMTDARLVFVQNPRGGQAFSERTQHAFDAEAREAYRERLHGVARGMAGRTFVANVDDHCEKARTGVECRIHVVAEVTW, encoded by the coding sequence GTGCCGCAGACCACGCTGACGTTCGCTCCCGAGGACACCGGGTTCGCGCGCGCACTGGTCGACGACCCCTCGCAGGCCGCGGTGCTCGCGCTGCCGGACGGCCGTCACGCCGCGGTGATCGGTGCACCGGGCAGTGGCAAGACGACCACGCTCGCACGGCTCGTCGCCGACCGGCTGACCCGACCCGACGCCATCACCCCCGACGGCCACGCGACGGTCCTCGCCCTGACCTCGGCGCGGACGGCCGCGACGGCGCTGCGCGACCGGCTCGCTCGGGCGGTCGACCGGGTCGTGCCGGGTGCACTCGCCCGCACCGTGAACTCGCTGGCGTTCCAGATCGTCACCCACGCGGCGTCGGTGCAGGGGCAGGAACCCCCGACGCTGCTGACCGGTGGGGAGCAGGACCGGATCATCGCCGACCTGCTCGCCGGGCACGAACTCGACGGAGCCGGACCGGCCTGGCCCGACCCGATCACCGCCGTCGTCCGTGAGCGAGCGGGTTTCCGCACCGCCCTGCGTGACGTCATGATGCGTGCGGTGGCCGCCGGCGTCGAGCCCGACGACATGCGGGAACTCGGCGACGAGCTCGGACGACCCGAGTGGCGGGCCGTCGGGGACTTCGTGGACGACTACCGGGCATCGGTGACCGCGTTCCGACCGACCGGACTCGACTCCGGCGAACTCGTGGCGTACGCCACCGCCGCGGTGCTGCGGCACGAGCTCCCCGCGAGCATCGCCGCCCTGCGCCTGGTCGTGGTCGACGACACGCAGGAACTGGTGGAGGGTGAGATCGCCCTGCTCGGGGCACTCGCCCGCTACGGCGTGCAGCTCGTGGCCTTCGGCGACCCGGACATCGCCGCCTCGGCGTTCCGCGGCGCCGAACCGGACGTCCTCGGTCGCCTGGCCGTGCGACTCGGCGTCGACCGCGTCGACGAGCTGTTCCTCGGCGCAGTGCACCGGCACCCCGCCCCGATCCGTGCCCTGGTCACCGGTGTCACGGGTCGCATCGGCACCGCGGCGGCCGGTCGGCAGCGCAGTGCCTCGGCGGGCGACCAGGATGCGCGGTCCGACGCCGTCGTGCACCTCGAGGCCGCCAGCCGGTCCGCGCTGGTCGTGGCGATCGCCCGTCGACTGCGCGAACACCGCCTGCTCGACGGTGTGCCGTGGCACCGGATGGCCGTGGTCACCCGCAGCGGTGCTGCCATCCCCGAACTCGTCCGGGCACTCTCCGTGGCCGAGGTCCCGGCGACCGCCGGTGCCGCGCCCGTCCGTCCGCGCGACGACTCCGCGGCGCGGGCGCTGCTCGACGCGGCTGCGGTGGCGCTCGACGTCCTGCCGCTGGACGCCGCCCTGGCCACCGCGTTCGCCACGGGACCCCTCGGTGGCCTCGACACCCTGGCGATGCGCCGGCTCCGGCTCGCCCTGCGGCGCGAGGAACTCGCGGGCGACGGCAGCCGCACCGCCGACGAACTGCTGGTCGATGCCCTGGGCGCACCGGAGCGCCTGGCGACGGTGGACGCCGGGTTCGCGCGCCGGGCGACCCGGCTGGCCCGGAGCCTGGTGCAGGCACGTGCCGACGCCCAGGCGGGATCGAGCATCGAGGAGATCCTCTGGGGCCTCTGGGAACGCAGCGGTCTCGCGAAGTCGTGGGGTGCCCAGTCCGCCGCCGGTGGGGTCGGCGCCGGGGAAGCCGACCGGCACCTGGACGCCGTCGTCGGCCTGTTCACCGCCGCCAAGCGCTTCGTCGAGCGCACGCCGGACGCTCCCGCGCGGGTCTTCGTCGACGACCTGCTCGGCGCCGACCTGCCCGAGGACTCGATCGGCCCCGACCGGACCGCCGGCCGGGTGCGGGTGCTGACGCCGTCGGCGACGATCGGGCTCGAGTGCGACGTGGTCGTGGTGCTCGGTCTGCAGGACGGCGTCTGGCCCAACACCCGGGTGCGCGGCAGTCTGCTCGACCCGGACGGACTGGTCCGCGCTGCTGCCGGGGTCGAGCGTTCGCCCATCGACGACCGTGCCGCGGTGGTCGCCGACGAACTCCGGCTGTTCGCGCGGGCCGTCTCGCGCGCCACCACCCAGGTCGTCATCGGCACGGTCGCGAACGACGACGAGTCGCCGTCACCCTTCGTCCGACTCGTCCCGGTGCCGCCGGACCGTCAGCCGACCGTCCACCCGCTGTCCCTGCGTGGGCTCGCCGGGTCGCTGCGCCGCCGGGTGGTGGGCTCCGGCGACCACGAGGCCGCGTCCGCGCTGGCCCGCCTGGCCGAGGCCGAGGTACCCGGGGCGGCACCGGACGAGTGGTACGGGCTCGCCGAACCGACCACGGACGACCCCCTGGTCGACCTCGACGCCGAGCCCGCGCCCGAGGTCGAGGGTGGCGAGCCCGTCGCTCCGGCCGTGTCGGTGTCGCCGTCGCGGATCGGCACCTTCGAGGAGTGCCCGGTGCACTGGTTCGCCCAGACCTTCGGCGGCGGTGCCCCGAGCCCGGCGATGGGCATCGGGACGATCGTGCACGAGGCGATGGAGCACGCAACCGAGATCGACGTCGAGTCGCTGTGGGAGCGGGTCGAGGCCCGGTGGGACGAGCTGACGTTCGAGTCGCCCTGGGTCGCCGACCGCGAGCGCGCCCGGACCCGGCGGATGATCGAGGGGCTGAGCGACTACCTCCGTACCTTCGCCCGTGCCGGCCGCCGGCTGCTCGGAGCCGAGACGTCGTTCGCGCTCGTGACCGGGCCCGCCCGGATCCGGGGGAGCATCGACCGCATCGAGGTCGATCCCGAGGGCCGGGTCAGCGTCGTCGACCTGAAGACCGGCCGGTCGATGCCCAGCGAGAAGAACGACATGCCGGAACACCCGCAGCTCGGCGCCTACCAACTCGCGGTCGAGGACGGCGCGGTCGAGGGCGTGCCGGCGGGTTCTCCGATGACCGACGCCCGGCTGGTGTTCGTCCAGAACCCCCGCGGTGGGCAGGCGTTCTCCGAGCGGACGCAGCACGCGTTCGACGCCGAGGCGCGTGAGGCCTACCGCGAGCGGTTGCACGGGGTGGCGCGGGGCATGGCCGGCCGGACGTTCGTGGCGAACGTGGACGACCACTGCGAGAAGGCCCGGACCGGGGTCGAGTGCCGGATCCACGTGGTGGCGGAGGTGACCTGGTGA
- a CDS encoding DEAD/DEAH box helicase codes for MTFSDLNIDQDIVDALAGKGILEPFPIQEQTIPLGLTGQDIIGQAKTGTGKTLGFGLPLIQRLGADPAHGVKALVVVPTRELAVQVTEDLELAASNRPTTIVSIYGGKAYEGQVEQLKAGAQIVVGTPGRLIDLQRQRLLDLSHVQEVVLDEADRMLDLGFLSDIERIFQAVPEVRHTMLFSATMPAPIVALARRFMSRPVHIRATDPDEGLMQANIKHLIYRAHSLDKDEVIARILQAEGRGKTVIFTRTKRAAAKLVEELKDRGFNAAAVHGDLNQEQRERAMAAFKAGKRDVLIATDVAARGIDVDDVTHVINHTIPDDPDTYLHRAGRTGRAGKTGIAVTFVDWDDLHKWTLIDKALEFGIPEPVETYSSSPHLFEELDIPKGTKGRLPGSSSHAASAGAPVEKRSSDRPASGSRDASRSRSRSRTRSGGSEQSAAQAPATESVAPTAATGTEDGSAAEAGSTTDGAAKRRRRRRRRGAGTGDASATASAPQGTSEGE; via the coding sequence TTGACTTTCTCAGACCTCAACATCGACCAGGACATCGTCGATGCACTGGCCGGCAAGGGCATCCTCGAGCCCTTCCCGATCCAGGAACAGACCATCCCGCTCGGCCTGACCGGCCAGGACATCATCGGCCAGGCCAAGACGGGTACCGGCAAGACGCTCGGCTTCGGCCTCCCGCTGATCCAGCGGCTCGGCGCCGACCCGGCGCACGGTGTGAAGGCGCTCGTCGTCGTCCCGACCCGTGAACTCGCGGTCCAGGTCACCGAGGACCTCGAACTCGCGGCCTCGAACCGTCCGACCACGATCGTCTCGATCTACGGCGGCAAGGCCTACGAGGGCCAGGTGGAGCAGCTCAAGGCCGGTGCCCAGATCGTCGTCGGCACGCCCGGGCGGCTCATCGACCTGCAGCGGCAGCGTCTACTCGACCTCTCCCACGTGCAAGAGGTCGTGCTCGACGAGGCCGACCGCATGCTCGACCTGGGGTTCCTGTCGGACATCGAGCGCATCTTCCAGGCCGTCCCCGAGGTGCGGCACACGATGCTGTTCTCGGCGACGATGCCCGCGCCGATCGTCGCCCTCGCCCGCCGGTTCATGAGCCGTCCGGTGCACATCCGGGCGACCGACCCGGACGAGGGCCTCATGCAGGCCAACATCAAGCACCTCATCTACCGCGCGCACTCCCTGGACAAGGACGAGGTCATCGCCCGCATCCTCCAGGCCGAGGGCCGCGGCAAGACCGTGATCTTCACCCGGACCAAGCGTGCCGCGGCGAAGCTCGTCGAGGAACTGAAGGACCGTGGGTTCAACGCCGCAGCGGTGCACGGTGACCTCAACCAGGAGCAGCGCGAGCGCGCGATGGCGGCGTTCAAGGCCGGCAAGCGTGACGTGCTCATCGCCACCGACGTCGCGGCCCGCGGCATCGACGTCGACGACGTCACGCACGTGATCAACCACACGATCCCGGACGACCCGGACACGTACCTGCACCGCGCCGGCCGCACCGGCCGAGCGGGCAAGACCGGCATCGCGGTCACGTTCGTCGACTGGGACGACCTGCACAAGTGGACGCTGATCGACAAGGCCCTCGAGTTCGGGATCCCCGAGCCCGTCGAGACCTACTCGTCGTCGCCCCACCTGTTCGAGGAACTCGACATCCCCAAGGGCACCAAGGGCCGTCTGCCCGGCTCGTCGTCGCACGCGGCTTCTGCCGGCGCGCCCGTCGAGAAGCGCAGCAGCGACCGTCCGGCCTCGGGTTCGCGTGACGCGTCGCGTTCGCGGTCGCGCAGCCGCACCCGGTCAGGAGGCTCGGAGCAGTCCGCCGCGCAGGCTCCGGCCACCGAGTCGGTCGCCCCCACCGCCGCGACGGGCACCGAGGACGGCTCGGCCGCCGAGGCTGGTTCCACCACCGACGGCGCCGCGAAGCGCCGTCGCCGTCGCCGCCGTCGCGGAGCCGGCACCGGCGATGCCTCGGCGACCGCTTCGGCACCGCAGGGCACGTCGGAAGGCGAGTAA
- a CDS encoding ATP-dependent DNA helicase: MSDTADRTDAADATGTAAVAGAVRTAAAVPPVIRHDADAIADALGRPRPTAQQRAVIESPLVPALVVAGAGSGKTETMASRVVWLLANGLVRPDEVLGLTFTRKAAGELSVRINDRIRALEDVGLITPGDAFEAPTVSTYNAFANAVFRENALLVGRDGESQVLTEPSAWQLARRVVVAARDDRLAGLDRDVDTLTAAVVALAGATSEHLVEPEDLRRFAMEFSELLELPGNRGKPYKAITDAVAAIGALEPLADLVAEFRRQKVDRGFVEFSDQIALALAAAESAPRVVTDLRSRYGVVLLDEYQDTSVVQTRFLARLFRGHSVMAVGDPHQSIYGFRGASAANLARFPHDFGSDEPDVAEPVTFALSTSWRNPVDVLAGANAIVSPLSEASEVDVERLSPRPGADAGTVRVVFPETLPEEADEVAAWFQDHRRQDPTGSMALLLRARKDLAAFTAALGARGVPYHVLGTGGLLQRPEIVDLVACLRVLHDPAAGNDLIRLLAGARWRVGAADIVALHQLARWLFQRDHTQQRLDDDLTAAFRASVAAGEHGSIVDALDFVATAPDEHGALEGITAAGRSRMRALGGQLAMLRSRAGSDLVDFVTLVVQEMRLDIEVAAHEQGSGAYLDAFIDELAGFVSTDDRADLGSFLGWIDAAARRDDMGPRSEEPEAGTVQILTIHGSKGLEWDAVAVPRMVEGGLPARPQEGSSGWLGFGRLPYEFRGDAAELPRLAWRGQETQKDVTTAIDAFKEQVKARNEDEERRLTYVALTRAKHDLLVSGSFWAGGVRPTEPSRYLRDLVDAGVIDGAAIPETTVHDENPMGESGATQTWPHVPFGQRAPRVLAAAERVRNANPGAAGRFAADIDLLLAERHATRNAKHAVAVPHRVPASGFKDYLTEPDSVAERLRRPMPERPYRATRLGTLFHQWVEQRAQSGGALETLDVWDGELDLDADDLADASPDAVVTDDDARRLADFQATFALSRWAGLTPIEVEREIHIPFLGHSVVCKLDAVYEIDGRAEVVDWKTGKAPSGADDLARRTLQLALYRVAYAEFTGRPLDQVDAVFYFVADDLEVRPTELLDRAGLERAWAEAIGS; the protein is encoded by the coding sequence GTGAGCGACACGGCGGACAGGACCGACGCGGCTGACGCGACCGGCACGGCTGCTGTGGCTGGCGCGGTCCGCACGGCTGCCGCTGTGCCGCCCGTCATCCGGCACGACGCCGACGCCATCGCTGACGCCCTCGGCCGCCCCCGCCCCACCGCCCAGCAGCGCGCGGTCATCGAGTCGCCGCTCGTGCCGGCGCTGGTCGTCGCCGGAGCCGGCAGTGGGAAGACCGAGACGATGGCGTCGCGCGTCGTCTGGCTGCTGGCCAACGGACTCGTCCGCCCGGACGAGGTGCTCGGCCTGACCTTCACCCGCAAGGCCGCCGGTGAACTCTCCGTCCGCATCAACGACCGCATCCGCGCGCTCGAGGACGTGGGGCTGATCACCCCGGGGGACGCCTTCGAGGCGCCCACCGTCTCGACGTACAACGCCTTCGCCAACGCGGTCTTCCGCGAGAACGCCCTGCTCGTCGGGCGTGACGGAGAGTCCCAGGTGCTGACCGAACCCTCGGCCTGGCAGCTCGCCCGTCGGGTCGTGGTGGCCGCCCGCGACGACCGGCTCGCCGGACTCGACCGCGATGTCGACACCCTGACCGCGGCCGTGGTCGCCCTCGCCGGCGCCACGTCCGAACACCTCGTCGAGCCGGAGGACCTGCGCCGGTTCGCGATGGAGTTCTCCGAGCTGCTCGAACTCCCCGGCAACCGCGGCAAGCCGTACAAGGCGATCACCGACGCGGTCGCCGCGATCGGTGCCCTCGAACCCCTGGCCGACCTGGTCGCCGAGTTCCGACGGCAGAAGGTCGACCGCGGGTTCGTGGAGTTCTCCGACCAGATCGCCCTCGCGCTCGCCGCGGCCGAGTCCGCGCCCCGCGTCGTCACCGACCTGCGGAGCCGGTACGGGGTGGTGCTCCTCGACGAGTACCAGGACACCTCGGTGGTGCAGACCCGGTTCCTCGCCCGGCTGTTCCGCGGGCACTCGGTGATGGCGGTCGGCGACCCGCACCAGTCGATCTACGGGTTCCGTGGTGCGAGTGCGGCGAACCTCGCCCGGTTCCCGCACGACTTCGGCAGCGACGAACCCGACGTGGCCGAACCCGTCACCTTCGCGCTGTCGACCAGCTGGCGGAACCCGGTGGACGTGCTCGCGGGGGCGAACGCGATCGTGTCACCGCTGTCCGAGGCGTCCGAGGTCGACGTCGAACGGCTCTCGCCGCGGCCGGGCGCGGACGCCGGCACCGTGCGGGTGGTGTTCCCGGAGACCCTGCCGGAAGAAGCCGACGAGGTCGCGGCGTGGTTCCAGGACCACCGCCGTCAGGACCCGACGGGCTCGATGGCGCTGCTGCTGCGCGCGCGGAAGGACCTCGCGGCGTTCACGGCGGCGCTCGGTGCCCGCGGGGTGCCGTACCACGTGCTCGGCACCGGAGGACTGCTCCAGCGTCCGGAGATCGTCGACCTGGTGGCGTGCCTGCGCGTGCTGCACGACCCGGCGGCCGGCAACGACCTGATCCGGCTGCTGGCGGGTGCACGGTGGCGGGTCGGGGCGGCGGACATCGTCGCCCTGCACCAGCTCGCCCGGTGGCTGTTCCAGCGCGACCACACCCAGCAGCGCCTCGACGACGACCTGACCGCGGCCTTCCGGGCCTCGGTGGCCGCCGGGGAGCACGGGTCGATCGTCGACGCCCTCGACTTCGTCGCGACCGCACCCGACGAGCACGGCGCGCTCGAGGGCATCACCGCCGCCGGGCGCAGCCGGATGCGTGCGCTCGGCGGGCAGCTCGCGATGCTCCGCTCACGCGCGGGGAGCGACCTGGTCGACTTCGTGACGCTCGTCGTGCAGGAGATGCGACTCGACATCGAGGTCGCCGCGCACGAACAGGGCAGCGGCGCCTACCTCGACGCCTTCATCGACGAACTCGCCGGCTTCGTCTCGACCGACGACCGCGCCGACCTCGGTTCGTTCCTCGGGTGGATCGACGCCGCAGCCCGGCGTGACGACATGGGTCCGCGTTCCGAGGAGCCCGAGGCCGGGACCGTGCAGATCCTGACGATCCACGGGTCCAAGGGGCTGGAGTGGGACGCCGTCGCGGTGCCCCGGATGGTCGAGGGCGGGCTGCCGGCGCGTCCGCAGGAGGGCTCGTCCGGTTGGCTCGGGTTCGGCCGACTGCCGTACGAGTTCCGCGGGGACGCCGCCGAGCTGCCGCGACTCGCGTGGCGCGGGCAGGAGACCCAGAAGGACGTCACCACGGCGATCGACGCCTTCAAGGAACAGGTGAAGGCCCGCAACGAAGACGAGGAGCGCCGGCTCACCTACGTCGCCCTGACCCGTGCCAAGCACGACCTGCTGGTGTCCGGCTCCTTCTGGGCCGGCGGGGTCCGACCCACCGAGCCGAGCCGCTACCTGCGCGACCTGGTGGACGCCGGCGTCATCGACGGTGCTGCGATCCCCGAGACGACGGTGCACGACGAGAACCCGATGGGGGAGAGCGGCGCGACCCAGACCTGGCCGCACGTGCCGTTCGGGCAGCGCGCGCCGCGGGTCCTGGCCGCGGCGGAGCGGGTGCGGAACGCGAACCCCGGCGCTGCGGGGCGCTTCGCTGCCGACATCGACCTCCTGCTCGCCGAACGGCACGCCACCCGGAACGCGAAGCACGCGGTCGCCGTCCCGCACCGGGTGCCGGCCTCGGGCTTCAAGGACTACCTGACCGAACCCGACTCGGTCGCCGAGCGGCTCCGCCGGCCGATGCCGGAGCGACCGTACCGCGCAACCCGGCTCGGCACGCTCTTCCACCAGTGGGTGGAACAGCGGGCGCAGAGCGGCGGCGCGCTCGAGACGCTCGACGTGTGGGACGGGGAGCTCGACCTCGATGCCGACGACCTCGCCGACGCGTCGCCAGACGCCGTGGTCACCGACGACGACGCCCGTCGACTGGCGGACTTCCAGGCGACGTTCGCCCTCTCCCGGTGGGCTGGGCTGACACCGATCGAGGTCGAGCGGGAGATCCACATCCCGTTCCTCGGGCACAGTGTGGTCTGCAAGCTGGACGCCGTGTACGAGATCGACGGACGCGCCGAGGTCGTCGACTGGAAGACGGGCAAGGCGCCGTCGGGCGCGGACGACCTGGCCCGCCGAACGCTGCAGCTCGCGCTGTACCGCGTCGCCTACGCCGAGTTCACCGGGCGACCGCTCGACCAGGTCGACGCGGTGTTCTACTTCGTCGCCGACGACCTCGAGGTCCGTCCGACCGAGCTGCTCGACCGCGCCGGACTCGAGCGTGCGTGGGCCGAGGCCATCGGCAGCTGA
- a CDS encoding DUF3107 domain-containing protein has translation MDIKIGIINSPREIAFETAQTADEVEEAVSEALTAKSTHLSLQDDKGRRFIVPVSALAYVEVGAEEARRIGFVA, from the coding sequence GTGGACATCAAGATCGGCATCATCAACAGCCCCCGCGAGATCGCCTTCGAGACCGCCCAGACCGCGGACGAGGTCGAGGAGGCCGTGTCCGAGGCACTCACCGCCAAGTCGACGCACCTGTCGCTGCAGGACGACAAGGGTCGTCGCTTCATCGTCCCCGTCTCGGCCCTGGCGTACGTCGAGGTCGGCGCGGAAGAGGCACGGCGCATCGGCTTCGTCGCCTGA
- a CDS encoding ferritin-like domain-containing protein yields MSWWNRKRAAQLAAAWLASRSPRGAAQVKRLALDDVTPELDVYLGQAAYLQLSVYETMGRAGASAPTLSGRLVTGVLATTALERHRTIVAEIERSGGDPAALMAPHREAIDLFLERTSGADWYESMLTGYVTAGILNDLFGNLLRSLPIDVRQRLRSVFDAREEAAVVEELTAHIEDDPQIGSRLAMWGRRLVGDTLLVARSALASHAREDQERLEPVWTELIAAHTRRMDALGLTA; encoded by the coding sequence GTGTCGTGGTGGAACCGGAAGCGCGCGGCGCAGCTCGCTGCCGCATGGCTCGCGTCGCGGAGCCCGCGCGGAGCCGCACAGGTCAAGCGGCTCGCGCTCGACGACGTCACCCCGGAGCTCGACGTCTACCTGGGGCAGGCCGCGTACCTGCAGCTCTCCGTCTACGAGACCATGGGACGAGCCGGTGCTTCCGCACCGACGCTCTCCGGCCGTCTGGTCACCGGGGTGCTCGCGACGACGGCGCTCGAGCGGCACCGCACGATCGTGGCCGAGATCGAGCGCAGCGGCGGAGACCCGGCGGCGCTGATGGCCCCGCACCGCGAGGCGATCGACCTGTTCCTCGAACGGACCAGCGGTGCCGACTGGTACGAGTCGATGCTGACCGGCTACGTGACGGCCGGCATCCTGAACGACCTGTTCGGCAACCTGCTCCGCTCGCTGCCGATCGACGTGCGGCAGCGGCTCCGTTCGGTGTTCGACGCGCGCGAGGAAGCGGCGGTCGTCGAAGAACTGACGGCGCACATCGAGGACGACCCGCAGATCGGTTCGCGTCTGGCGATGTGGGGACGTCGCCTGGTGGGTGACACCCTGCTGGTCGCCCGGTCGGCGCTGGCGTCGCACGCCCGCGAGGACCAGGAGCGGCTCGAGCCGGTCTGGACCGAACTCATCGCCGCGCACACCCGACGGATGGACGCACTCGGTCTGACGGCCTGA
- a CDS encoding PHP domain-containing protein, whose amino-acid sequence MPDPFIDLHAHSSVSDGTERPAELVRAAAAAGLDAVALTDHDTTAGWADATAAAHELPLTLLPGLELSTRIGYRSVHVLGYLVDPEHPGLVEETTRIRDGRLSRAHRMVDRIAEDHPITWADVLAQSSPGATIGRPHIADALVARGLESDRSAAFRGILHPASGYYEPHEAPSPLRGVELIRQAGGVPVIAHPAASSRGIVIDEPMLRDLVDAGLGGLEVDHRENLAHGKRTLLDWATRYGLFVTGSSDYHGTGKPNRLGEHRTARVSFDAIVSEARGSAPVVGPGSRLS is encoded by the coding sequence GTGCCAGACCCGTTCATCGACCTGCACGCGCACTCCAGTGTCTCCGACGGCACCGAGCGTCCCGCGGAGCTCGTGCGAGCGGCCGCAGCCGCCGGACTCGACGCCGTCGCGCTGACCGACCACGACACGACCGCGGGGTGGGCGGACGCCACGGCCGCGGCGCACGAGCTGCCCCTGACCCTGCTGCCGGGCCTCGAGCTGAGCACCCGGATCGGCTACCGCAGTGTGCACGTGCTCGGCTACCTGGTGGACCCCGAGCACCCCGGACTGGTCGAGGAGACGACCCGCATCCGCGACGGCCGGCTCTCCCGCGCGCACCGCATGGTCGACCGCATCGCCGAGGACCACCCGATCACCTGGGCGGACGTCCTGGCCCAGTCCAGCCCCGGTGCCACGATCGGCCGTCCGCACATCGCCGACGCCCTGGTCGCCCGTGGGCTCGAGTCCGACCGTTCCGCGGCGTTCCGCGGCATCCTGCACCCCGCGTCCGGCTACTACGAACCACACGAGGCACCGTCGCCCCTGCGCGGCGTCGAACTCATCCGGCAGGCAGGCGGCGTGCCCGTCATCGCGCACCCGGCGGCGTCCTCGCGCGGGATCGTCATCGATGAACCGATGCTCCGCGACCTCGTCGACGCCGGGCTCGGCGGGCTCGAGGTCGACCACCGCGAGAACCTGGCACACGGCAAGCGCACGCTGCTCGACTGGGCGACCCGCTACGGCCTGTTCGTCACCGGTTCGAGCGACTACCACGGCACCGGCAAGCCGAACCGGCTGGGGGAGCACCGTACCGCACGCGTCTCCTTCGACGCGATCGTGTCCGAGGCGAGGGGCAGCGCTCCCGTGGTCGGACCCGGCTCGCGCCTGTCCTGA